A single genomic interval of Pyrus communis chromosome 7, drPyrComm1.1, whole genome shotgun sequence harbors:
- the LOC137738816 gene encoding protein TIC 20-IV, chloroplastic-like has protein sequence MATALGCRLSVLASPAASRYKDVNLKRQNKPNRVACRSNINAVPILSSSRSLQQPNHNLHSWAPKGLPNLQFSFTSSRLLRGNQGDQSHNISMLPRQRKSSTLTQAKKSNSISIPFPKMKEKPEWWWRTLACLPHLIALQMSDTGFYIQPFMEHYELFGDLVYYVPGAIKRLPYWFTMIYFFLAYFGVVKKKEWPHFFRYHVIMAMLLETMLQVVWYSSNFFPLIHFNGAFGIEYWAVVALVYVSVMLECIRCALAGKYVKLPFFSTPALVHTLFQVEGYHKPF, from the exons ATGGCGACCGCCTTGGGCTGCCGCCTCAGCGTTCTTGCCTCCCCGGCTGCGTCCCG GTACAAGGATGTCAATCTAAAAAGACAGAACAAGCCCAACCGGGTTGCATGCAGATCTAACATCAATGCAGTGCCTATACTGTCAAGTAGCAGGAGTCTACAACAACCTAATCACAATCTGCATTCGTGGGCTCCGAAAG GATTGCCAAACTTGCAATTTTCTTTTACGTCATCGAGACTGTTGAGAGGGAATCAAGGCGATCAGTCACACAACATATCCATGTTGCCAAGACAACGGAAATCTTCAACATTGACACAAGCAAAGAAGAGTAACTCCATCAGTATACCTTTTCCGAAAATGAAAGAGAAGCCAGAATGGTGGTGGAGAACTTTAGCATGTCTCCCCCACTTAATCGCTCTGCAGATGTCTGATACCGGGTTTTATATTCAACCCTTCATGGAACACTATGAATTGTTTGGAGACTTGGTTTATTATGTCCCAGGAGCAATAAAGAGGTTGCCATATTGGTTCACAATGATATATTTCTTCCTGGCATATTTTGGAGTGGTGAAGAAAAAGGAGTGGCCTCACTTCTTTAGGTACCATGTAATCATGGCAATGCTATTAGAGACAATGCTGCAAGTGGTCTGGTATTCAAGCAATTTTTTCCCGCTTATACACTTCAATGGCGCATTCGGCATAGAATACTGGGCAGTTGTGGCACTCGTGTACGTTTCAGTCATGCTCGAGTGTATAAGGTGTGCTCTTGCCGGCAAGTATGTTAAACTCCCATTCTTTAGTACTCCTGCTTTAGTCCATACTCTTTTTCAAGTCGAAGGCTACCATAAACCTTTCTGA